A stretch of Candidatus Dormiibacterota bacterium DNA encodes these proteins:
- the nrdR gene encoding transcriptional regulator NrdR: MKCHDCDYMDSKVIESRDLEDGASIRRRRQCLKCGFRFTTYERLDKPRLSVIKKDGRREPYDRDKVAGGMYRACEKRPIAIALVEEVIDQIEREVRALGEAEVPSEQVGGIVMNKLMALDDVAYVRFASVYRSFTDVASFEAELERLKKRIV, translated from the coding sequence GTGAAGTGCCACGATTGTGATTATATGGATTCTAAGGTTATAGAATCACGCGATTTAGAGGATGGTGCTTCTATTCGCCGCCGCCGCCAATGCTTAAAATGCGGTTTCCGCTTCACAACTTATGAGCGTTTGGACAAACCGAGGCTTTCGGTTATTAAAAAGGACGGCCGAAGAGAACCTTACGACCGCGATAAAGTAGCTGGGGGGATGTACAGGGCTTGCGAGAAGCGCCCCATAGCCATAGCGCTGGTAGAGGAGGTGATCGATCAGATTGAGCGCGAGGTACGGGCCCTGGGCGAAGCCGAAGTGCCGAGCGAGCAGGTGGGCGGAATCGTTATGAATAAGCTGATGGCTCTAGATGATGTGGCTTATGTACGTTTTGCCAGTGTGTACCGCTCTTTTACTGATGTGGCATCGTTCGAAGCTGAGCTTGAGCGGCTGAAGAAACGAATAGTCTAA
- a CDS encoding adenosylcobalamin-dependent ribonucleoside-diphosphate reductase — protein sequence MARLHAQFTELVPDDYAVTSPEPDFDDNQRTIFDNRYSRKDEDGNPSELPQEAIWRKAINVSAVEALYAGERKLGTKSPSKARRVDPKHVEFPFRTAVRKYNWLVGNKLITNSFERVMMAGMEAWLEKAKQFQTLVTRLDYLGNSPTWTGAGTNLGQLAACFVLPIADDLGRRRDSIYETLKVAVLIQQTGGGNGFPLYDIRPEGALVYRSMGKASGAMSFLRVYNAAFIEMAQGGTRRGANMGVMLVSHPEIRPFMNAKTEEGKIKEFNLSVAITDDFMQSVEEDADFNLEFDGKVYETVKARELYEEIIQKAWIMGDPGNLFIDRANRDNPNPRRYRLKATNPCGEQWLGEYENCCLGSIHIGNFANWDGTFDWERFREAVVLSTEFLDDVVDANAYVPEVPELEAAAEGGRRIGLGLMGLADALAKVGLGYNTPEGREFSAQVTEFARYHCMLTSIERAEERGPFHWIKDSIYDPDLLKEFGPGAEYAGITEQGEPFTHKLWQPPQPLVQFERDFGRPELDWDLVTQGIIQHGIRNCCQFTFAPTGTISNVAGCEGSGCEPFFALRFIRTMMQEAENIELPYLSSLFEESLRRHGVSDEDREQILAELAEAPNGSCQEIELVPEAVKQAFVVAADISAEAHVRMQASLQAFVDNSISKTINMPNEATPEDVSTAYKLAYELGCKGITIYRQGSRQLEVLSTKSASKTGEVEVVDEEHWPIIRPMAIPRQAEKEGLPARVFPVMTPFGKMQVTITEHPDHPGRPFDTRITFGKAGNDKAADTEALGRMISLLFRSGVAVEDIVDQLKGLGGFTQYGLGERKVLSAPDGLSKLLERKYIDVDADVSELEDAAADPPAEGGNGKVLGTEICPKCHRGTVVFADGCLHCEIRLGGCGEYNKCL from the coding sequence ATGGCACGTCTTCACGCTCAATTTACGGAGTTGGTCCCGGATGATTATGCGGTGACCAGCCCCGAACCTGACTTCGACGACAACCAGCGAACCATCTTCGACAACCGGTACAGCCGGAAAGACGAAGATGGCAACCCCAGCGAGCTGCCTCAGGAGGCGATTTGGCGTAAAGCCATTAACGTCTCTGCGGTTGAGGCTCTCTATGCTGGTGAGCGTAAGCTCGGCACCAAATCGCCCAGCAAGGCGCGCCGAGTCGACCCCAAGCATGTCGAGTTTCCTTTCCGTACAGCGGTACGCAAGTACAACTGGTTGGTGGGGAACAAGCTCATCACCAACTCTTTCGAGCGGGTGATGATGGCAGGCATGGAGGCTTGGCTGGAAAAGGCTAAGCAGTTCCAGACCTTGGTGACACGCCTGGATTACCTGGGCAATTCACCGACCTGGACCGGTGCCGGTACCAATCTGGGTCAGCTGGCTGCCTGTTTCGTTCTGCCGATCGCCGATGACCTCGGTCGCCGGCGTGACAGCATTTACGAAACACTGAAGGTGGCTGTGCTGATTCAGCAGACGGGTGGCGGGAACGGTTTTCCGCTCTACGACATCCGCCCAGAGGGCGCTTTGGTGTATCGCAGCATGGGTAAGGCCTCGGGAGCAATGAGTTTCCTGCGGGTCTACAACGCTGCTTTCATCGAGATGGCTCAGGGCGGAACCCGGCGCGGTGCAAACATGGGCGTCATGCTGGTCAGCCATCCTGAGATCCGGCCATTCATGAATGCCAAGACCGAAGAGGGGAAGATCAAGGAGTTCAACCTGTCCGTGGCTATCACGGACGACTTCATGCAGAGCGTGGAGGAGGACGCCGATTTCAACCTCGAGTTCGATGGCAAGGTCTACGAGACCGTCAAGGCCAGAGAACTTTACGAGGAGATCATCCAGAAGGCCTGGATTATGGGCGACCCCGGTAACCTGTTCATAGACAGGGCCAACCGGGACAACCCTAACCCCAGGCGCTATCGGTTGAAGGCCACTAACCCCTGTGGGGAGCAGTGGCTGGGTGAGTACGAGAATTGCTGCCTCGGTTCGATCCATATCGGCAATTTTGCCAATTGGGACGGAACGTTCGATTGGGAGCGTTTTCGTGAGGCGGTCGTGCTTTCCACCGAGTTCCTGGATGACGTCGTGGATGCCAACGCCTACGTGCCGGAAGTGCCTGAGTTGGAGGCTGCGGCCGAAGGCGGGCGGCGAATCGGCTTGGGCCTGATGGGATTGGCTGACGCTCTGGCCAAGGTGGGTTTGGGATACAACACACCGGAAGGACGCGAGTTCTCCGCGCAGGTCACGGAGTTTGCCCGCTACCACTGCATGCTTACTTCGATCGAGCGTGCAGAGGAGCGCGGGCCATTCCACTGGATCAAAGATTCAATCTACGATCCTGACTTGCTGAAGGAATTTGGTCCGGGTGCTGAGTATGCCGGCATTACGGAGCAGGGCGAGCCGTTTACCCATAAGCTCTGGCAGCCTCCGCAGCCGCTCGTTCAGTTTGAGCGCGACTTCGGCCGGCCCGAGCTGGATTGGGACCTGGTAACCCAGGGTATCATCCAGCATGGAATCCGTAACTGCTGCCAGTTCACCTTCGCTCCGACCGGCACCATTTCCAATGTAGCCGGCTGTGAAGGTAGTGGGTGCGAGCCGTTCTTTGCCTTGCGTTTCATCCGTACGATGATGCAAGAGGCGGAGAATATCGAGCTCCCATATCTGTCCAGTCTGTTCGAGGAGTCTCTGCGGCGCCATGGCGTCTCAGATGAGGATCGCGAGCAGATTCTGGCAGAGCTGGCTGAAGCTCCGAACGGCTCATGCCAAGAGATCGAGTTGGTTCCAGAGGCAGTCAAGCAGGCCTTCGTGGTTGCTGCTGACATTTCTGCCGAGGCCCACGTTCGTATGCAGGCCAGTCTGCAGGCGTTCGTCGATAACTCGATCTCCAAGACCATCAATATGCCGAACGAGGCCACGCCTGAGGACGTTTCGACGGCCTACAAGCTGGCTTACGAGCTCGGCTGCAAGGGCATCACCATCTACCGGCAGGGTAGCCGGCAGCTGGAGGTGCTTTCTACCAAATCGGCCAGTAAGACTGGTGAGGTAGAGGTGGTCGATGAAGAGCACTGGCCTATCATTCGGCCAATGGCAATTCCGCGCCAAGCCGAAAAAGAGGGGCTGCCTGCCCGGGTTTTCCCGGTCATGACGCCCTTTGGCAAGATGCAGGTGACTATTACCGAGCATCCGGATCATCCCGGGCGCCCGTTTGACACCCGCATCACTTTCGGTAAGGCCGGCAACGACAAGGCGGCTGATACCGAAGCGCTGGGCCGGATGATCTCACTGCTGTTCCGCAGCGGTGTTGCAGTTGAGGACATCGTCGACCAGCTCAAGGGTCTGGGTGGGTTCACCCAGTATGGCTTGGGGGAGAGAAAGGTGCTTTCGGCACCAGACGGTCTCTCTAAGCTGCTTGAGCGCAAGTACATCGATGTCGATGCCGACGTCTCGGAGCTAGAGGATGCCGCTGCTGACCCGCCTGCTGAAGGCGGGAATGGCAAGGTGCTTGGGACGGAGATCTGCCCCAAGTGCCACCGCGGTACAGTCGTCTTCGCGGACGGCTGCCTTCACTGCGAAATCCGCCTTGGCGGATGCGGTGAATACAACAAGTGCCTCTAG
- a CDS encoding YggT family protein, whose translation MLEAVLINFINLFVTVFNILLLARVLMSWIQPQPTSGIGQFIFDVTEPVLAPIRKLLPQTYMIDFSPIVAFLLLQLIASLVNGLFTG comes from the coding sequence ATGCTAGAAGCCGTACTAATCAACTTCATAAACCTGTTTGTGACCGTGTTCAACATTCTGCTGCTGGCACGTGTACTTATGAGCTGGATCCAGCCCCAGCCTACCTCAGGGATAGGCCAGTTTATATTTGATGTTACCGAACCGGTACTGGCGCCGATCCGTAAGCTTTTACCCCAGACTTATATGATAGATTTCTCGCCCATAGTAGCTTTTTTGCTATTGCAGCTTATAGCTAGTCTTGTAAACGGCTTATTTACAGGATAA